The following DNA comes from Pseudomonadota bacterium.
GCCGAACTCAACATCGGCATCACGCTGCACCCGTATTACAGCTACGTCACGCAGATCGTCGGTGATCGTGCCCGCGTCACGCCGCTGATCGAAGCCGGATTCAACCCACACGCCTACAAACTCGCGCCGGCCGACCTGGCGCGTCTGCATGCACTCGACGCCATCGTTGTCAACGGCATCGGCCATGACGAGTTTGCCATGGAGGCCATCCGCTCGCTGGAGCTACCCCAGCTCAACGTGATCAATGCCAACGCCCAGGTGCCGTTGATCAGTCGGGCGGGTGGCAAGGTGCACAACCCCCACACCTTCGTTGCCATCGACGCCGCAATCCGGCAGGTCTACACCATCGCGCGGGGGCTTGCAGCGCTAGACCCGGAAAACAGCCGGTTTTTCATGCAGAACGCGCTCGACTACGCACGCAGGTTGCGCTCGCTGAAAACCGCAGCGATGGCGGCCATCGCCGACCTGGACCTCAGTGAGGTGCGCATCGCCAGCACGCACGGAGCCTACGGGTACCTGTTGCAGGAGTTCGGTTTGACGGTCAGCGCAGTGGTCGAGCCGGCCCACGGTGTCTCGCCCACGGCCTCGCAACTGCAGGACACCATCGACAAGATCCGCGCCGCCGGCGTGCAGGTGTTGTTCACCGAGCTGAACATGCCGAACCGCTACGTTGAAGTGATCGAGCGCGAGACGCGGACGCGGTTGTACCGTTTCTCTCACATGACTCACGGTGCGTACCGCAGCGAGCTCGTGACCGATGACATGGCGCTGAACCTGCGAACGCTGGTCGAAGCGCTGCGCCATGCGGCCGGCCGGGCCGCGCCGTGATCGCCGATCGGGTCCTCGGGCCGCGCATCCGGATGCGCAATGTCTGCCTCGACGAGGGCAGGGAGCGCGTGCTCGACGCGGTGAGTTGCGAGTTCGCAGCCGCGCAGTGGCACGCGATCCTCGGCCCGAACGGCGGCGGGAAAAGCAGCCTGCTGAAGACCCTCCTTGGCCTCAAGGCGCACGAGGGCAGTGTCGAGATCGCGTGGTCGGCCGCACCCGACGCGACCGGGGACAGACGAGACCGGGTCGGCTACGTGCCCCAACTCGAACCGTTCGACGCGAGCTTGCCCATCTCTGTTGCCGACTATCTGCACATGGCCAGCGGCACGCGTGCGCAAGTGGGACGCTGGCAACCGTCGGAGGCGGTGGTCGAGGGTCTCGGGACGCTGCGACTCGACGACAAGCTCGGCCGACGCCTCGGTGACCTGTCTGGCGGGGAGCGCCAGCGGCTGCTGCTGCTCGGTGCGCTGATGCTGGCGCCTTGCTTGCTGTTGCTTGACGAACCCATGAGTGGGTTGGATGCGGACGGTCGCGACGCAACTGTCGCGTTGCTCGCGCGTTTCCGAGACGCCGGTGGCACGATACTCATGGTCGAGCACGACTGGGATCTCGTGCGTGCCCGGTGTGACCACGTGTACTGGCTCGACCGGTCTCTGCGAGCGCACGGGCCTGCTGCCGATATGCCGTCCATATTGCCGTTGATGAC
Coding sequences within:
- a CDS encoding zinc ABC transporter substrate-binding protein, whose product is MRIDRRAWRGVLTAVLASLWGAAAHAELNIGITLHPYYSYVTQIVGDRARVTPLIEAGFNPHAYKLAPADLARLHALDAIVVNGIGHDEFAMEAIRSLELPQLNVINANAQVPLISRAGGKVHNPHTFVAIDAAIRQVYTIARGLAALDPENSRFFMQNALDYARRLRSLKTAAMAAIADLDLSEVRIASTHGAYGYLLQEFGLTVSAVVEPAHGVSPTASQLQDTIDKIRAAGVQVLFTELNMPNRYVEVIERETRTRLYRFSHMTHGAYRSELVTDDMALNLRTLVEALRHAAGRAAP
- a CDS encoding ATP-binding cassette domain-containing protein; this encodes MIADRVLGPRIRMRNVCLDEGRERVLDAVSCEFAAAQWHAILGPNGGGKSSLLKTLLGLKAHEGSVEIAWSAAPDATGDRRDRVGYVPQLEPFDASLPISVADYLHMASGTRAQVGRWQPSEAVVEGLGTLRLDDKLGRRLGDLSGGERQRLLLLGALMLAPCLLLLDEPMSGLDADGRDATVALLARFRDAGGTILMVEHDWDLVRARCDHVYWLDRSLRAHGPAADMPSILPLMTGGAIGSHSVAVASGQ